From Faecalicatena sp. Marseille-Q4148:
TGCAGAGATTGTTGCTGAGAAAGCAACATTTCGTAAGCTGATTAAGTTGAACGAGGAAATTGCCAATACATGTTATCTGGCGAAAGAGCCGCTGGAGGCTGTGCTTGAACAGACGGAAAAGAAGGTATTTGAACTTGTTCAGAAGCGGAATACAGGTGATTTTGTTCCGATCCAGCAAGTTGTATTAAATACACTTGAGAGGATTGAGAAGGCTTCTAAGAATAAAGGGACTGTAACGGGAATTCCTACAGGCTTTATTGATCTTGATTATAAGCTATCAGGACTGCAGCCATCGGATTTGATTCTTTTAGCTGCGCGACCATCTATGGGGAAAACAGCTTTTGTGTTGAATTTGGCACAGTATATGGCATTTAAGGTAAATAAGACCGTTGCAATTTTCAGTCTTGAAATGTCGAAAGAGCAGTTAGTTAACCGTTTATTTGCACTGGAATCTCAAGTAGATTCTCAGGCGCTCAGAACTGGAAATTTAAAGGACTCCGATTGGGAAAAGCTGATCGAGAGTGCGGGAACAATAGGCAGATCGAACTTGATCATTGATGATACACCGGGAATTTCTATTTCAGAACTTCGATCTAAGTGCCGAAAGTATAAGTTGGAACATGATCTTTCTGTGATTATCATCGACTATCTGCAGTTGATGTCGGGAAGAGTCGGTGGAAGAAGTGAATCCCGCCAACAGGAGATCTCGGAGATTTCAAGATCATTGAAAGGTGTTGCAAGAGAACTGAATGTGCCGGTGATCGCGTTATCGCAGTTGAGCCGTGCAGTAGAGCAAAGACCGGATCACAGACCGATGCTGTCAGATCTTCGAGAGTCTGGAGCAATCGAGCAGGATGCAGACGTTGTTATGTTTCTCTACCGGGATGAATATTATAATAAAGATACCGAACACCCGAATGAGGCAGAAGTAATTATTGCGAAACAAAGAAATGGTCCGATTGGTACTGTAAATCTGGCATGGCTGCCGAATTATACAAAATTCGCTAATCTTCAGCGGAGAGAAGAATAGAACAGAAGTATTTCTGTCATAATTTGACGGACGAAACTTTGGTTGAAGATGCTTATGTTATGGTATGATAATACCTGTACATAAGCATTTTTTTGTTCTTGTGATGTGAAAGAGGAATATCTGACAGATATTAACCAGCTGTATCACAAGCCTGAATCACTATAAGGGGGAATGTAGTATGGGTGAAGTCCATTATATGATTTCAGAGGCAGCAAAGCGTGTGGATGTAGAAGCACATGTGCTGCGTTACTGGGAGGAGGAATTGGAGATTCCGATAGAAAGGACCGCGATGGGACACCGCTATTACACAGAAGAAAATATACGATTATTTCAATGCATTAAGGAGCTGAAAACACAGGGCTTAATGCTGAAAGAATTAAAAGAAATACTCCCGGAAATTTTAAAAGCGAAGCAGGAATTACAAGAGAGAGAAAAAAGACCGGAAAATACAAATAAGAATGTGAAACAGGAAATTTCAGTTGATGCCAGAGAAGAAGTTTTAGTCGGAGTATTGGACGAGCATGCGGAACAGATACAGCAGTTATTCGGAAAAGTAGTACGGGATGCCATGAATGAAAATAATGAAATTCTGGAAGAAGTGTTAAGCCGGGCAGTCAGTGAAAAGGTAATGAAGGAAATGGATTATCTGATGCAGACAAAAGAACGGCAGGAAGAAGAACGTTTTCAAAAGCTGGATCATCTCATACGTCAACAGCAGTCCATGCGAAAAGAAGCATCAAAACCGGCAGCAGTGCGCAGACTGAGAAGAGTCTTTGGAACTGTCTAACAATGCTTATCTGTACAAAGAAAAATAGCGATATAACATATTCAAATGCTATATCGCTATTTTTATGATGCCAACATACGGCTGACGTCCTGAAAGACGCCTTATGGTATATGGTAGGCTTATTGAGCTGAGATAGCTCCTGTAGGACACTGTGCTGCACAAGCACCACAGTCTACACAAGCGTCTGCATCGATTTCATAATGGTCAGCGCCCTGGCTGATAGCTCCTACTGGGCATTCTGCTTCGCAAGCTCCGCAGCTTACACATTCATCACTAATTACGTGTGCCATAGTATGTATCCTCCTTTACATTTTATGGCTTCATTTTAATACAAAATGAAAAAATATACAAGGTAAATCTTTCGTGTACTTAATAAAATAATAAATTATGAAAAATTTAAGAAAAATTTTATGCACTTGCGTTACATTTGGTGTATAGTATTAAAGTCAAGAACATAGTAATTTTTTGAAAAATGAGGAAACGATCATGAAACATAAATGGAAACTGTTATCCGGCATTTTGTGTGCAGCGATATTTTGCTCAGCCTGCGCAGCAGATGATACGGAGAAAGTGCAGATAGGAAAATACGAAGAACAGGAATATCAGCCGAAATTGGATGCGCTTAAGCCGACCGCTTACGGAAGTATCAGCAATTTAAGACTGGAACCGGGAACTTATATTTCAATAATCGGTAAATCAGACCGCGGCGAATTCTGGAAGAGTGTAGAAAAGGGCGCAAAACAGGCGGCAGCAGACATTAATAAGATGATGGGATACAAGGGCGAAGATAAGGTAAAGGTTGTTTACAGCGGCCCTGCAGGGGATGAAGATGTGGATCAGCAGGTAAATATTCTTGATGAAGAATTATCGCGGAATCCGTCTGCAATTGGAATTTCGATTATTGATGCAGATATGTCTGAGGTACAGTTTGATCTTGTGGCAGATAATGAGATTCCGATTGTTATGTTTGACTCGGGAAAAGATTATCAGGGTGTTGTCTCTATGATTGGGACAGATAACCGGGAAGCAGGAAGAACAGCAGGAAGTAAGCTTGGTGATGCGGTTAATAGCAGTGGAAAAGTAGCATTGTTTATGAAAGACTCAAAGTCTACTTCATCGAAAGAGCGTGAAACAGGGATGGTAGAAGCTTTAAAAGAAAGTTATCCGGAAGTAGAAATTGCTGATATTTATCGGGAAGATGAGCTCGAAGAGAGAAGTAAGGAAATTGCAAAAGCAGAGCAGGAAGCAGCAAAGAAGGAAGAGAACAAAGAAACAGAAAGTAAGGAAGCAGTGTCTGAAACAGTCAATGGAAATACGAATGGAACTGATGATACAGAGGAACAGACAACAGAGAAAGAAAACTTACCGGATGCTGCAGAAGAACCAATGACAGATCTGGAGATGGTAAAATATATTTTAGAAAAGAATCCGGATTTGGCAGGCTGTGCTGCCGGCAATGAGGAGACGACAGAACTGCTTCTGCAGGCGAAAGAAGAACTCGGTTTAGAGGATTTGAAGATTATTGGATTTGACGGAAGTAAAAAACTGATCACTGCGCTGAAAGATGGTAAAATAGATGGACTGATTCTTCAGAATCCATTTGGGATGGGATATGCTACTGTAGTTGCGGCAGCAAGAGCAATCCTCGGAGAAGCCAATGAAGCATCTGTGGACAGCAGCTATGTATGGGTAACGAAGGATAATCTGGAGGAGAAAAGTATCCAGAATATGTTATATTAAAAGAAAAGGAAACGGCATTTCAAACAGAGACAAACTCTGAGAAATGCCGTTTTATTTTGTGAGAGAAAAGATAAATTCCGTACCTACGCCCTCTGTACTGATGATATTGATATTCTCGCCATGGGCCTGAATGATTTCTTTGACAATGGCGAGACCGAGCCCTGTGCCTTTTTTGTCTTTGCCGCGCGAGAGATCTGATTTGTAGAAACGATCCCACACTTTTGGGATATTTTCTTTTGGAATTCCAATCCCGCGGTCTTTGACAGAGACAAATACTTTGTCGCCCTTTTCTGTTGTTTCAATCGTAATCATAGATTCCGGAGAACTGAATTTGATAGCATTGTCGAGAAGATTGTAGAGAACTTGCTGAATTTTGCTCCGGTCAGCCGTTACAGAAAGGGTGCGGGAGACAAAGAGCAGTTCGATTTCAATCTTTTTTTCTGTACAGCGCCCTTCAAAGGATTCGGCAGTTGTCTTGATTACCTCATGAATATCAAAGGAAGTTTTGTCCAGAAGAAGTTCTTTGCGGTCAAATTCATTTAGTGTCAAAAGATCTTTCGTCAGATCGGTAAGACGTTCTGTCTCAAATAAAATTATTTTTAAATATTTATCCTGAAGTTCAGGAGGGATTGTTCCATCTGCAATAGCTTCTACATAGCCTTTAATGGATGTTAGCGGGGAACGAAAGTCATGAGAAACGTTGGCAATAAATTTCTTTTGGTAATCTTCCACATCCTTGAGCTGCTTGGACATATAATTAAGGGATGCAGATAAGTATCCCATTTCGTCCTGAGTTGTAATTGGGATATCGTACTCCAGATTTCCGGAAGCATATTGTCTGGCGGCTTCTGCAATCATACGAAGCGGTTCATAAATAAGAAACCGTATTGCAAGAAGAACGATAAAGGACAGAAGATAAATTACAAGCGCTGTAATATAGACATAGCGCATCAGATGATTCTTCATATTCAGGACAAGAGATTCCGGACTGTGGAAAATAATATATCCTTTTGTGGAAAACCCCTGCGTTACAGGAGAAATCACGGTGATAACAGATTCTCTGAAATAATCATGATAGTTCCCCAGGAGGTAAGAACTGCTGCCGCATTCAGCCGGATCAAAGTCTCTGATCTGCTGTGGGGGCAAGGGTGCTTTTTCGTAAGATGATGATGTCAGGAGAGTACCCTGTGGATCAACAAACCATGCGGAAGCATCCATATAATCTGACATGGCATCCAACTGAACGCGAACATCATACAGCGTCAGGTCATCTGTAAAATAGTTGACGAGATAATCGTCAGCCAACAGAACGGCCTGACGGTGGAGTCTTGAGGATTCTTCTTTTAAAAGGTATTGTTCAAATAGCTCAGAGTTCAGTGTCGCTACTGTAAAAAATGTAAGAAATCCCAATATAATATACACGATGACAAATTTTAAATAGAGGGTACTTCGCATTTATTTCACCTCAAATTTGTAGCCAATTCCCCAGACGGTACTGAGTTTCCAGGTAGGATGATCTTTGATTTTTTCGCGAAGACGTTTGATGTGAACATCTACCGTTCGGGTATCGCCGATATATTCATAGCCCCAGATCTGATCAAGAAGCTGTTCCCTTGTGAATACCTGGTTCGGTGAAGCTGCAAGGAAGTAGAGCAGTTCCAGTTCCTTTGGCGGCATTTCTACATTTTTATCATCCACATAAACGGAGTAGTTTGTGAGATTAATCTCAATCCCGGGATAAGTAACGCATTTGCCCTTATCTGCTTCTGGAATCTCGGTCTTTGCCGGCTGATAGCGCCGAAGTACAGCTCGGACGCGGGCAACCATTTCCTTTGGATCGAATGGTTTAATAATATAATCATCAGCACCGAGTTCGAGTCCAAGTACCTTATCAAATACTTCGCCTTTGGCGGAAAGCATGATGATTGGTACAGAAGAACGGCTTCGGATCTCACGACAGACTTGATAGCCGTCGATGCCCGGCAGCATCAGATCCAAAAGAACAAGATTCGGCTTGTAGGTATCGAATGCCACAAGGGCATCTTCGCCGTCATATACCATTTTTGTATCGAAACATTCTTTTGTCAGATAAAGAGAAATCAATTCGGCGATGTTCTCATCATCGTCCACAATCAGAATTTTTTGTTTGTTTACCATGAATTGCCTCCTAGTGTGTTATAAAATTACTGCTTAAATTCTACAATGGTAACACCGGCATCTCCTTCGCCAAAAGCGCCGAGCCGGTAAGATTTTACATGTTTCTGGCGTTTCAGATACTGGTGTACGCCGGATCTGAGCGCGCCGGTTCCTTTGCCGTGTACGATGCGGACCGGATTAATGTGAGCCAGGTAGGCATCATCCAGATATTTGTCAAGTTCAGCAATAGCTTCGTCAACAGTTTTCCCAAGAAGGTTGATTTCCGGTCTTACAGAAAGTGATTTGCCCATCTTTACTTTACCGGTAGAAGTATGGGATTTCTTTTTTGGCTGATATGCATTCTGGTCTTCGATAATTTCCAGGTCACTGATATTAACTTGTGAACGGAGAATTCCCATCTGGACAAAGAGATTGCCTTTGGCGTCAGGTTTTGAGCTTACCGTTCCGGTCAGATTCATGCTAAGTACTTTCACAGTTTCTCCCAGACGGAAATCTTCCGGCTTATGTTTCTTTGCAGGCGCTGCTTTTTTCATAGCAAGCGGCGACTGCGTTTTGGAAATCTTCTGGCGCAGACGTTCCCGCTCCCGTTCCATTTCAGCCGCAGAAATATTCTCTTTGCCGAATTTGCGGAAATTCTTCATCGTTTCATCTGCAACTTCTTTCGCTTCCCGAAGAATAGCAGAGGCTTTTTCGTTTGCCTCCCGCAGAATCCGTTCGCGCTGTTCGTCCAGTTTCTTTTGTTTCGTCTGCATCTGCATTTTCAGAGATTCGATTTCGCGTTTGTAGGTGTTAATTTCCTGCTGTTCTTTCTCAATCGTACGGCGGCTGTCTTCCAGATTCGTCAGGAGATCTTCAAAAGATTCATCCTGTTCTGTCAAATGTTTTCTGGCGTCTTCGATAATATAGTCAGGAAGACCGAGTCTGCTGGAAATTGCAAAGGCATTACTCTTTCCCGGAACACCGATCAATAAATGATAGGTTGGGCGAAGGGTAGCAACGTCAAATTCACAGCAGGCATTTTCTACACCAGGGGTAGAAAGCGCGTATACTTTCAGTTCGCTGTAATGAGTTGTGGCCATTGTGCGGATGCCCCGGTTGTGCAGATAGGAAAGAATTGCAGTTGCCAATGCGGCTCCTTCTGTCGGATCTGTTCCGGCTCCCAGCTCATCAAAGAGAACAAGTGACTGCTCATCCACATCCCCCAAAAAGGAAACGATATTTGTCATATGGGAAGAAAATGTACTGAGACTTTGCTCAATACTTTGTTCATCTCCAATGTCTGCATAAATCTGATGAAAAAGTGCAAGCTCAGAACGTGCCAGCGCCGGAATGTGAAGTCCTGACTGTCCCATTAGTGTAAATAATCCGACTGTCTTTAGGGAAACTGTTTTTCCGCCGGTATTTGGTCCGGTAACAATCAGAAGATCGAAATCTTCTCCAAGCCGCACAGTAATCGGTACAACCTTTTTCTTATCAAGCAGCGGATGACGTCCTTCGCGGATATGAATACGTCCTTCTTCATTGAAAATAGGAAGGCTTGCATTCATATTAACAGCAAGCTGCCCTCTGGCAAAAATAAAATCCAGGTCAGTCAAAATCCGATAGTTAAGACGCAGTTCCTCCACATATCCGCCAGCCTCTTCTGAGAGACGTGCCAGGATGACAGCAATTTCTTCCTGCTCTTTTATATAGAGTTCCTTTAAGTCATTATTTAAGTTGACAACAGCCATTGGTTCGATAAAAAGAGTAGAACCTGTAGAAGACTGATCGTGAATCATACCGCTTACCTGGCTTCTGTATTCAGCTTTGACCGGGATACAGTAACGATCTCCACGCATTGTGATCAGACTATCCTGAAGATAGGACTTCATAGAACCGTTCACAAGGTGCACGAGGGTAGAATGAATCTTATCATTGACCCGGTTAATATTTCTTCGGATTTGTTTCAGCGTGCTGCTTGCATCATCGCTGATTTCATCTTCATCAATGATGCAGGAAGAAATCGACATGGCAAGCGGTGTCAAAGGTTCCAGCTTCTCGAAATAAATATCAAGGCAGTCTGCCGCATCATCAACAGTATCCCGCCGGCCAAGAGATTTGGCACGTTTGGCGGTCTCAAGGAGTCTGCCGATCCGCAGCAATTCGCCGCATCCAAGTGCAGCGCCGATTTCAAGACGTTTCAGTGAATCTTCGATCATTGTGCATCCGCCAAAAGAGATGCGTCCTTTGCGTATAATTCTTGTAAATGCAGCTGCCGTCTGTTCCTGGGCAGTCCGGATTTCTTCCAGATCTGTCATCGGTAAAAGTTCACGGCACAGTGTCTTGCCGCCCGGGGAGGAGGCAAGTTCTGTCAGCATATCAATAATTTTAAAATATTCTAGTTTTGTTAATGTTTTTTTATTCATATTTCCTCACCTGAGTACATTCTACCTTATTTGACGCGGAAAGGAAAGCAGAAATATTATGTCCGTATTGAACATTTATTTGCAATCATGTATACTATAAAAAGAGTCGAAAAGGAGTAATAGCCTATGGAGAACAAAAATGAATATTCCTTTCTGAAAGAGAAAATTAAAGACAAACCATTTAACTGGAAACATTTATGGCAGAAGGCATGTCTGATCGCAGGGGCAGGGATTCTTTTTGGAATTTGTGCCTGTATAGCTTTTTACGGACTAAAACCATGGGCAGAAAAGAGATTCGAGAATAGTCCCCAAAAAGTAGTTGTGCCTCCGGATGATGAAGAAGAGAATCCGCAGAATCAAGAGGAAGAAGAGCAGGAAGATAAGACAGCAGTCCTTGATATTAACAATGTACGGGAATTGAACCGGGCTGTGTATGATGTTTCCCGCACAGCGTCAAAAGCTGTAGCTCAGGTAACCGTACGTCCGGCAGGAGACGAATGGCTGGATGAGTCTTACCAGGCGGCAGCAGGTATTGTACTGGCAGATAATGGAAGAGAAATACTTGTTTTGACAGAAGGGATCTTGTTTGGAAATTCAGAAGAGACGATTGCAGTGACGCTTCCGGATGACAAAGAATATGAGGCAGTGTTAAAGAAAAAAGATGATAATCTCGGACTGGCAGTGGTTGGAATCAGCAAGACATTGCTGTCAGATACTGTTTGGACGTATACGAATTTTGCTGTTTATGGTAACTCCAATCTGCTTGGAAGAGGGGATGGGCTGATTGCCCTCGGAAGACCATTTGGCACGAAAGACGGACTGGCTTATGGAGTAGTCAGTTCCACACAGTCCCAGATATGTAAAGCAGATGGGATGTGCCGAATTCTTGAGAGCGATATCGGAGCGAATGAAAACAGTTCGGCAATTCTTTTTAATGTGAATGGCGAATTTGTGGGAATCACATGCCGGGCGGCTGATGAAACGAGCCGAAGTAATTTGATTGCCTATCCAATCTCAGAGATTAAATCACAGATAGAGCTTTTGCTCAATGGCAGCGGCGTACCTTATGTAGGAATCCATGGAGAAGACATTCCGAAAGCTGTTCAGGAGAAAAAACAGATTCCAATGGGAGTTTATGTTAAGGAAGTAGAAGCAGATTCGCCGGCAATGCAGTCGGGAATTCAAAGCGGCGATATCATTGTATCTGTTGACGGAGATGAGATCCAGACATTGGCAAGTTACAAAACAAAGATTTTAACTTATAGAACGGATGCAAAAATCCGCATTGGTGTGAAGCGGGCTGGAGCAGACGGGTATGTAGATATTACATATGAAGTGACAGTTGCAAGTAAAGAATAAAGACAGGAAGAGGAAAAACTATGCGCTATATTAATACACTCCATGAAGGAGAAACCATTAGAAATATTTATTTATGTAAATCAAAACGTTCTGCAGAAACACGAAACGGCAAACCATATGATACACTGAATCTGCAGGATAAGACAGGTATGCTGGACGGAAAAATCTGGGATCCGAATTCTCAGGGAGTGGCAGATTATGATGAGATGGACTTCGTAGAAGTATTTGGTGATGTCATCAGTTATAATGGCAGCCTTCAGCTGAATATCCGTCAGCTCAGAGTAGCAGAAGAAGGAGAATATAATCCGGCTGATTATATGCCGACAAGCGAGAACAGTGTCGATGTGATGTACAATGAGCTGCTAAGCTATGTAAAGCAGATTGAAAATCCATACCTGCGCCAGGCAGTAGAATATTACTTTGTAAAAGATGAAGCATTTATCAAGAAATTTAAAGCACATTCAGCAGCTAAGAGTATTCATCATGGATTTTCGGGAGGACTGTTGGAACATACACTCAGTATTGTGAAAATGTGTGAATTTTATGTTCATTCCTACAGCATCTTCAATAAAGACCTGTTGTATGCGGCAGCCCTGTATCATGATATCGGTAAGACAAAAGAGCTGTCAGCATTTCCGGAAAATGACTATACAGACGGAGGACAGCTTCTCGGGCATATTGTGATCGGTGTAGAAATGGTAAGCGATGCTGTGCGCAGCATTCCGGGATTTCCGGAGACGCTGGCAAATGAATTAAAACATTGCATTGTGGCTCATCACGGTGAACTGGAATATGGATCACCGAAAAAGCCGGCGTTGGCTGAGGCGTTGGCGCTATATCATGCCGATTGTACCGATGCGAGATTCCAGACATTGAAAGAATTATTTAAAGATAAGCAGACAAATGACTGGCTTGGTTATAACAGATTATTTGAATCGAATTTAAGAAAGACGAGCATTTAAAAAGGAAAGTAGAAGGAACAAGGCGAAAGGTTTGTTCCTTTTCTGTTACATATGAACAGGAACTAGAAAGAAGCAGGGGAAAATCAATGAATAAAAATGAAATAGTAACAGTTACAATAGAAGACATCGGTGTTGGAGGAGAAGGAATCGGAAAGATTGACGGGTATACACTTTTCGTAAAAGATACAGTCATTGGAGATGTGGTTGAAGTTAAAATTATGAAGGCAAAGAAACATTATGGATATGCAAGATTAATGAAAATTCTTACGCCGTCCCCAAATCGCATTACGCCTCCTTGTCCGGTGGCAAGACAGTGTGGAGGATGCCAGATTCAGGCGATGTCTTATGAAGAACAGCTTCGCTTCAAGCAGAATAAAGTAAAAAACAATCTCATACGTCTGGGAGGATTTGCAGAGGAACGAATTGAAACGCTTATGGAGCCTATCTGCGGGATGGAGCATCCGTTTCATTACCGGAATAAAGCACAGTTCCCGATTGGACAGGATAAAGAGGGAAATCCTGTAGCCGGTTTCTATGCAGGGCGTACGCATCAGATCATTTCTAATCTGGATTGTATGCTTGGGGTAGAAGAAAATGAGAAAATCCTTCAGATTCTTCTGGCATTTATGAAGAAATATCACTTGTCTGCCTATGATGAGCAAACGCAGCGAGGTCTATTTCGTCATGTACTCATTCGCTATGGATTTACAACAAAAGAAATCATGGTCTGCTTTGTTGTTAATGGAAACAGGATTCCCCATGAAGAAGAACTTGTCGCAGAACTTATGACCATTTCCGGAATGACAAGCATTAGTCTCAGTGTAAACCGGGAAAATACAAATGTCATTATGGGAAAAGAGATACGGGTGCTGGCAGGACAGGCGTATATCACAGATTATATCGGCAATGTAAAATACCAGATCTCTCCGCTTTCTTTTTATCAGGTCAATCCGGTTCAGACAGAAAAATTATATGGTTATGCACTGGAATATGCGGGCTTGAGCGGAGGCGAGACCGTGTGGGATCTCTATTGTGGAATCGGAACAATCTCACTC
This genomic window contains:
- a CDS encoding endonuclease MutS2, giving the protein MNKKTLTKLEYFKIIDMLTELASSPGGKTLCRELLPMTDLEEIRTAQEQTAAAFTRIIRKGRISFGGCTMIEDSLKRLEIGAALGCGELLRIGRLLETAKRAKSLGRRDTVDDAADCLDIYFEKLEPLTPLAMSISSCIIDEDEISDDASSTLKQIRRNINRVNDKIHSTLVHLVNGSMKSYLQDSLITMRGDRYCIPVKAEYRSQVSGMIHDQSSTGSTLFIEPMAVVNLNNDLKELYIKEQEEIAVILARLSEEAGGYVEELRLNYRILTDLDFIFARGQLAVNMNASLPIFNEEGRIHIREGRHPLLDKKKVVPITVRLGEDFDLLIVTGPNTGGKTVSLKTVGLFTLMGQSGLHIPALARSELALFHQIYADIGDEQSIEQSLSTFSSHMTNIVSFLGDVDEQSLVLFDELGAGTDPTEGAALATAILSYLHNRGIRTMATTHYSELKVYALSTPGVENACCEFDVATLRPTYHLLIGVPGKSNAFAISSRLGLPDYIIEDARKHLTEQDESFEDLLTNLEDSRRTIEKEQQEINTYKREIESLKMQMQTKQKKLDEQRERILREANEKASAILREAKEVADETMKNFRKFGKENISAAEMERERERLRQKISKTQSPLAMKKAAPAKKHKPEDFRLGETVKVLSMNLTGTVSSKPDAKGNLFVQMGILRSQVNISDLEIIEDQNAYQPKKKSHTSTGKVKMGKSLSVRPEINLLGKTVDEAIAELDKYLDDAYLAHINPVRIVHGKGTGALRSGVHQYLKRQKHVKSYRLGAFGEGDAGVTIVEFKQ
- the rlmD gene encoding 23S rRNA (uracil(1939)-C(5))-methyltransferase RlmD, with translation MNKNEIVTVTIEDIGVGGEGIGKIDGYTLFVKDTVIGDVVEVKIMKAKKHYGYARLMKILTPSPNRITPPCPVARQCGGCQIQAMSYEEQLRFKQNKVKNNLIRLGGFAEERIETLMEPICGMEHPFHYRNKAQFPIGQDKEGNPVAGFYAGRTHQIISNLDCMLGVEENEKILQILLAFMKKYHLSAYDEQTQRGLFRHVLIRYGFTTKEIMVCFVVNGNRIPHEEELVAELMTISGMTSISLSVNRENTNVIMGKEIRVLAGQAYITDYIGNVKYQISPLSFYQVNPVQTEKLYGYALEYAGLSGGETVWDLYCGIGTISLFLAQKAKQVYGVEIVPQAVEDARKNAKLNEMGNAEFYVGKAEEVLPEYYASYEREHKGETAHADVIVVDPPRKGCEESLLRTMVDMKPERIVYVSCDSATLARDLKYLCGEGYQLERVQAVDMFPMTVHVETVVMLSRKKLTV
- the dnaB gene encoding replicative DNA helicase, which translates into the protein MDEALIKRVLPHSIEAEQSVVGAMLMDREAIVAASEIICGEDFYQVTYGVIFDTIIELFNEGKPVDLVTLQERLKEKDVPPEVSSLEFVRDLITAVPTSANVKYYAEIVAEKATFRKLIKLNEEIANTCYLAKEPLEAVLEQTEKKVFELVQKRNTGDFVPIQQVVLNTLERIEKASKNKGTVTGIPTGFIDLDYKLSGLQPSDLILLAARPSMGKTAFVLNLAQYMAFKVNKTVAIFSLEMSKEQLVNRLFALESQVDSQALRTGNLKDSDWEKLIESAGTIGRSNLIIDDTPGISISELRSKCRKYKLEHDLSVIIIDYLQLMSGRVGGRSESRQQEISEISRSLKGVARELNVPVIALSQLSRAVEQRPDHRPMLSDLRESGAIEQDADVVMFLYRDEYYNKDTEHPNEAEVIIAKQRNGPIGTVNLAWLPNYTKFANLQRREE
- a CDS encoding HD domain-containing protein, encoding MRYINTLHEGETIRNIYLCKSKRSAETRNGKPYDTLNLQDKTGMLDGKIWDPNSQGVADYDEMDFVEVFGDVISYNGSLQLNIRQLRVAEEGEYNPADYMPTSENSVDVMYNELLSYVKQIENPYLRQAVEYYFVKDEAFIKKFKAHSAAKSIHHGFSGGLLEHTLSIVKMCEFYVHSYSIFNKDLLYAAALYHDIGKTKELSAFPENDYTDGGQLLGHIVIGVEMVSDAVRSIPGFPETLANELKHCIVAHHGELEYGSPKKPALAEALALYHADCTDARFQTLKELFKDKQTNDWLGYNRLFESNLRKTSI
- a CDS encoding substrate-binding domain-containing protein, giving the protein MKHKWKLLSGILCAAIFCSACAADDTEKVQIGKYEEQEYQPKLDALKPTAYGSISNLRLEPGTYISIIGKSDRGEFWKSVEKGAKQAAADINKMMGYKGEDKVKVVYSGPAGDEDVDQQVNILDEELSRNPSAIGISIIDADMSEVQFDLVADNEIPIVMFDSGKDYQGVVSMIGTDNREAGRTAGSKLGDAVNSSGKVALFMKDSKSTSSKERETGMVEALKESYPEVEIADIYREDELEERSKEIAKAEQEAAKKEENKETESKEAVSETVNGNTNGTDDTEEQTTEKENLPDAAEEPMTDLEMVKYILEKNPDLAGCAAGNEETTELLLQAKEELGLEDLKIIGFDGSKKLITALKDGKIDGLILQNPFGMGYATVVAAARAILGEANEASVDSSYVWVTKDNLEEKSIQNMLY
- a CDS encoding HAMP domain-containing protein; the encoded protein is MRSTLYLKFVIVYIILGFLTFFTVATLNSELFEQYLLKEESSRLHRQAVLLADDYLVNYFTDDLTLYDVRVQLDAMSDYMDASAWFVDPQGTLLTSSSYEKAPLPPQQIRDFDPAECGSSSYLLGNYHDYFRESVITVISPVTQGFSTKGYIIFHSPESLVLNMKNHLMRYVYITALVIYLLSFIVLLAIRFLIYEPLRMIAEAARQYASGNLEYDIPITTQDEMGYLSASLNYMSKQLKDVEDYQKKFIANVSHDFRSPLTSIKGYVEAIADGTIPPELQDKYLKIILFETERLTDLTKDLLTLNEFDRKELLLDKTSFDIHEVIKTTAESFEGRCTEKKIEIELLFVSRTLSVTADRSKIQQVLYNLLDNAIKFSSPESMITIETTEKGDKVFVSVKDRGIGIPKENIPKVWDRFYKSDLSRGKDKKGTGLGLAIVKEIIQAHGENINIISTEGVGTEFIFSLTK
- a CDS encoding response regulator transcription factor, encoding MVNKQKILIVDDDENIAELISLYLTKECFDTKMVYDGEDALVAFDTYKPNLVLLDLMLPGIDGYQVCREIRSRSSVPIIMLSAKGEVFDKVLGLELGADDYIIKPFDPKEMVARVRAVLRRYQPAKTEIPEADKGKCVTYPGIEINLTNYSVYVDDKNVEMPPKELELLYFLAASPNQVFTREQLLDQIWGYEYIGDTRTVDVHIKRLREKIKDHPTWKLSTVWGIGYKFEVK
- a CDS encoding 4Fe-4S binding protein; this encodes MAHVISDECVSCGACEAECPVGAISQGADHYEIDADACVDCGACAAQCPTGAISAQ
- a CDS encoding serine protease, with protein sequence MENKNEYSFLKEKIKDKPFNWKHLWQKACLIAGAGILFGICACIAFYGLKPWAEKRFENSPQKVVVPPDDEEENPQNQEEEEQEDKTAVLDINNVRELNRAVYDVSRTASKAVAQVTVRPAGDEWLDESYQAAAGIVLADNGREILVLTEGILFGNSEETIAVTLPDDKEYEAVLKKKDDNLGLAVVGISKTLLSDTVWTYTNFAVYGNSNLLGRGDGLIALGRPFGTKDGLAYGVVSSTQSQICKADGMCRILESDIGANENSSAILFNVNGEFVGITCRAADETSRSNLIAYPISEIKSQIELLLNGSGVPYVGIHGEDIPKAVQEKKQIPMGVYVKEVEADSPAMQSGIQSGDIIVSVDGDEIQTLASYKTKILTYRTDAKIRIGVKRAGADGYVDITYEVTVASKE
- a CDS encoding MerR family transcriptional regulator; this translates as MGEVHYMISEAAKRVDVEAHVLRYWEEELEIPIERTAMGHRYYTEENIRLFQCIKELKTQGLMLKELKEILPEILKAKQELQEREKRPENTNKNVKQEISVDAREEVLVGVLDEHAEQIQQLFGKVVRDAMNENNEILEEVLSRAVSEKVMKEMDYLMQTKERQEEERFQKLDHLIRQQQSMRKEASKPAAVRRLRRVFGTV